GGGTATCACGTCGTCGCGCCGTTCACGCGCGGCTACGCGCCCACCTCCCTCGCCGCCGACGACGACTATTCGATCGGCTCGCTGGTCGCCGATATCGTGCGCGTTCATCACGCGGTGGGAGCCGATGCGCGAGCCGTCCTCGTCGGCCACGACTGGGGCGGGGCAATCGCCAGCGCGACCGCCAGCGCCCACCCCGAGCTGTTCCGGCGCGCCGTTCTGATCGCCATACCCCCGCTGTCGGCGATCAAGGCACTGTTCTCGCCACGCCACACCGCGACGCTCGCGCGACAGCTGCCCCGCAGCTGGTACATGAGCGTGGTCTCGACGCCCCGATCGGAACTGCTCGGCCGCCGACTCGTCTCGACGCTGTGGCGACGGTGGTCACCCGGCGCCGATCTCGACCGATACCAGGGTTACGGGGCAGCCGCTCTGCACGACCGGGCGCGCCTGCGCGCGGCGTTCAACTACTACCGCGCGGTGTGGAATCCGCTCTACCGCAAGAACTCCGGGCACACCCGCACCCAGCGGCTGGCCTTCCGCGACCCACGCATCCCGACCCTGCTGCTCCAGGGCGCCACAGACACCTGCGGCCTGGAGGCCACCGGCGCGCACGCGCTGGACCATCTGCCGCCGGGCAGCCGCCGCATCGTGGTGCCGGCGGCCGGCCACTTCACCCACCTCGAACAACCCGATGCCGTCATCGGGCACATCGTCGACTATCTCGCCGAGGGAGCACCCCGTGAAATTCCGTAAGAAGTCCCGTTTCCCGATGGATGCGGTCGACATCGGCCCGTTGCAGCTCAAGGCCCGCCGGGTCGAATTCGACCTGAATTCCACTCCGCTGCACTGGATCCCGGGTCATGCGGTGGCCTCGCACGCGGTCAGCGCCTACCATCTGCTGTTCCCCGAGGTCGAACGGTTCTTCATCGAAGCCTTCCGCGAGGCGCTACCCGAGGTCCGGGATCCGCGTCTGCGCGACGACATCCTGGGGTTCATCGGCCAGGAAACCATGCACGCCAATGCGCACGAGGAGTCGCTCGGCGACTATTTCCAACGCAATGGCATCGATCCCGCACCGCTGCTGGAACATTCGCGATACCTGCTCCGGTTCGCCGCCACCGGCGAGGAGGTGACGGTCGCGGCCGATCGGACCGCGCTCTCGGCGATTCTGGACGTGCGCCCCGACGCCACCTTCAGCTGCCGGCAGGGCTTCTGCCGATCCTGCGCCGTGCGCGTGCTCGACGGCGCCCCGGATCACCGATCCACCGCATTGAGTCCCGCCGAACTGGAACAGGGATACTTCCTTCCATGTGTTTCGCGATCCGACGACTGCCTGACCCTCGATCTGTAGGCCGCGCATGAGCACCGCGAGCATGCGGCAGCCGCGAAACGAGAACGGCATCAACACCTATCGCCGCATCGTGGAGGCCGCGCTCGAGGTCCTGGCGACCCGCGGCTGGCGGCATGCCAGCGTCGCCGAGGTCGCCGAACGCGCGGGCGTCACCCGCGGCGCGGTGCAGCATCATTTCAAGGATCGCGAGGGTTTGTTCACGGCCGCGGTGCAGCACATCATGGACGAGCGCATTCGCCGGATCGAAGCGCTCCAGGACGTCGATCGCGCCCCCGGCACGGGCACGCGCGAGATCGTCCACACCGTCGTCGAGTTGCATCAGGGCCAGGCCTTCACCGCCGCCCTGCAACTGTGCATGGCCGCCGCCGACGACCCCGTCCTGCGCTCCCGGGTCGCGGCCATGGAACTCGAGGTCGGCGCCCGCGGATTCTGGGCGCTGATCGAACTGCTGCGTCTCGACGGCAAAGAACAGAAGGTCCGCACCACCGTGCAGGCCTTCCTCGATTCGGCGCGCGGTCTCGGCCTGGCCGGCATCCTCAACGACGATTCGCGCCGTCGTGCCCAGGTCACCGACCGTTGGGTGGAGATGCTCGACGAACTTCCGCGCTTCGGTTGACGCCGCCGGGCGGGCAGGAGTGGGACCGGTGGCGGGCGTTTGTGGGTTCGGATCGCGGGTAGGCGAGGGAGAGGTCGGCACCCGACCGCGGCGCGGTTCCGCGCCGAACCGAAAGGCTGAAGAACATGACCACTTTCGGCACCGATACCCGCACCATGACGCCGGTGCAACTGGCGTCACTGGCGGTGGGCGCGGTCTTTCTGCTCGTGGGGGTGCTCGGCTTCATTCCGGGCATCGTCACCGATTACGACATGCTGAGCTGGGCCGGACATCACTCCGGCGCGGAACTGTTCGGGCTGTTCCAGGTGTCGGTGCTGCACAACATCGTGCACCTGCTGTTCGGCGTGGCGGGGCTGGCGGCGGCGCGGACCGCCAATACCTCGCGGCTGTTCCTGCTGGTGGGCGGCGTCATCTATCTCGTGCTGTGGATCTACGGGATGGTCATCGACAAGAGTGACGACGCCAATTTCGTCCCGCTCAACACCGCCGACGACTGGCTGCATTTCGGCCTCGGTGTCGGCATGGTGCTGCTGGGCGCGGTACTGCCACGCGTGGCCACCGGAGCCACTCGTGGTCCCATCGGCGGCTCCACGCTGAGATGAGCCCGATGACCGAACCGACCGCGGTGGCACTGGTGTGCACCCTGAAGAAATCACCCGCACCGTCCAGCAGCGACCTCATCGCTCGCCAGGTGCTCGACGAACTCGCGACGCACGGCGTCGAAGGAACCACCCTGCGGGTGGTGGATTTCGATATCGCGCCCGGGGTGGAGGCCGAGGCGGGGCCCGGAGATCAATGGCCCACGATTCGCACCGCCATCCTGAACGCGGACATCCTGCTGGTCTCCACGCCGACGTGGCTGGGACACATGTCCTCGGTCACGCAGCGGGTATTGGAACGACTCGATGCCGAGCTGTCCAATACCGACGACGCCGGCCGCCCGGTGCTCACCGACAAGGTCGCGACGGTGGCCGTCGTCGGCAATGAGGATGGCGCGCACAAGATTTGCGCCGATCTCTTCCAGGCCCTCGACGACCTCGGGTTCAGCATCCCCGCGCAGGGCTGCACCTATTGGAACGATCAGGCCATGGGCAGCACCGACTACCGGGACCTCGACGAGCCCCCGGAAGCCGTGGCCGCCGCGACCGCCACCCTGGCCCGCAATGCCGCGCATCTGGCCCGCCTGCTGGCCGACCAGGGCTATCCGGGCGAGAAGGAGTAGCCGAACAGCCTTGGCGGCCAGACAATTTCGGCGGTTCGCCTCAGGCGAACTTGCCGGGATTGGCCGCCACGGCACGGCGGAGCACCGGCCGGTCGGCGCGATACGCGCCGACGATCGACTCCAGTTCGTGCGGACTGGCGCCGTGCATGATCACCGAGTGGCAGCCCAGATCGAATTCGCCGGCGATCTTCTTGACGCATTGTTCCGGCGTGCCGTAGGCGGCCGAGGTGAGCCATTCCTCGGGCATCATGGCGTCGAGCCGTTGCAGTGTCTCGAAGGACGCGGACGCGTCGATGGGTCCGGCCGCGGCGGCGGCCTGGAACAATTGAGTCCCCCGAATTCGCTCCCACGCCTGGGGATCCCACCCGTTGGCTGTGATGAGGATGTCGGCGTAGGCCTGCAGATAGGTGATGAGCCGCCCGGTGCGGCGGCGCAGCTGATCCTCTTCCGACAGTGCGTCGCCGGCGGTGGCCAGGCACGACCAGATGCGCACGCTGTCGGGATCCTTGCCCGCGCGTTCCGCGCCGCGGCGCACGGCCGCAACGGAATTGGCGGTCGCCTCGTCGGAGAAGAAGGTGTGCAGCACGACGAAGTCACCGATCTCCCCGGCCAGCTCCAGGGTCTTGGGACCGACCGCGACGAACCCGATGGGCGGCGCGTCGTCGAGCCCGTTCTGGTGGTAGAGGACCGGCCATTTCCCCGCGGGCCCCTCGTGATTCACGATCGTCTCGCCCGCCCAGAGCCGGCGCAGAATGCCGACGAAATCCCGCAGTTGCGCCTCGGTCACGGCGGGCAGCCCGATGGCCTTCCAGTTGGCGGCCATGCCGCGACCGAACGCCATGGCGTAGCGACCCTCGGTGATGGCCTGCATGGTCGAACCCATGGTCGCGGTCACCATGGGGTGGCGGGTGTGGTGATTGGTTGCGGCCGCGGCGATTCCGAGCTGGGTGGTGCAGCCGGCCAGCCCGCCGGAGAGGACAGCGGAGTCCTTCACGGTCATGCGTTCGCCGATCATGCACGAGCCGAGGCCGATACGCTCCGCGTCCCGGGCCTCCGGGAGCAGAACCCGGGCGTCGGCGGGGTGGCGGGTGATGCAGTAGTAGGCCAGTTCGTTGAGTTGTTCGATCACGAGATATGCGCTTTCCCAGAGGTTTTCGAAGCGGTCGGAGGCGGTGTCAGGCGCCGAGGTCGGCGAGCATCCGCTCGACGATCGACCGGTGGTGCAGCAGCACCTCGATATCGCCGGGTCGTTCCATCTCCCCGAAGTGGATCTGCCGGCCGCCGGCGCGTAGGAAGACGACGGCGTAGTTCAGCGCGGCGAACATCGTGTACCAGGTGAGGTCGCCGAGCCGCACACCCGAGTACGCGGCGTAGGCGTCGAGGACGTCCTCCTCGCGCATGAAATCCGGCATGCCGGGCAGGCCGAAGGTCTCGGCGATGCCGTGAAACACGCGATGCCCGAACAACATCCACGCCACATCGAGTTCCCGCGGGCCGAGGGTCGCCATCTCCCAGTCGAGCACCGCGACCGGCACGAAATCCCGGTACATGACATTGCCGAGGCGCGCGTCACCCCAGGACAGCACGGTCTCGCCGGGCTCCGGCAGATTGTCGGTGAGCCACTTCAGGATTCGCTCCACCAACGGCGACGTGCCGGTATCGCGGACGGAGAACTCGTACCAGGCCCGGGCGCGGTTGAGGTTGCGCTCGAGCAGGCCGGCACCGGGGTGGCTCGGGGCCAGGAACGCGAAAGTGGTTGCGGCGTCAGGGATCGCGTGCAGCGCGGCGAGGGTCTCGATGGTGCTGTCCTGGACTCGGCGCTGTTGCTCCGGTGTGGCGTCGAACAGCCAGTTGTTGCCGAAGGTGTAGGGCATGACATCCGGCGGCACCAGCCCGTCGACGCGGTCCATCAGCAGAAACGGCGTGCCCAGCACGTCACCGGTCGGTTCGAGGAATCGCACCCGCGGCACGCGAATATTGCTGGCCGCGGCCACGATTCGCATGACCTCGAACTGGTGCGGCAGGTTGTAGTGCTCGTAGACGGGGAAGTCGCCTGGGGCCGGCACGACGCGCGCGATCAACTCGGCGGCCCGCTGCCGGTCATCTTCGCGCCAGGTCAGCGTCAGCGTCAGCGTCTCGGCCGACATGCCGTTGCTGTCGATCCCGG
This sequence is a window from Nocardia yunnanensis. Protein-coding genes within it:
- a CDS encoding alpha/beta fold hydrolase; protein product: MTTPGQLVFAFDEVEIAALTWGEPGDPVALLVHGFPDSARTWDVVGPALAARGYHVVAPFTRGYAPTSLAADDDYSIGSLVADIVRVHHAVGADARAVLVGHDWGGAIASATASAHPELFRRAVLIAIPPLSAIKALFSPRHTATLARQLPRSWYMSVVSTPRSELLGRRLVSTLWRRWSPGADLDRYQGYGAAALHDRARLRAAFNYYRAVWNPLYRKNSGHTRTQRLAFRDPRIPTLLLQGATDTCGLEATGAHALDHLPPGSRRIVVPAAGHFTHLEQPDAVIGHIVDYLAEGAPREIP
- a CDS encoding metal-dependent hydrolase, with the protein product MKFRKKSRFPMDAVDIGPLQLKARRVEFDLNSTPLHWIPGHAVASHAVSAYHLLFPEVERFFIEAFREALPEVRDPRLRDDILGFIGQETMHANAHEESLGDYFQRNGIDPAPLLEHSRYLLRFAATGEEVTVAADRTALSAILDVRPDATFSCRQGFCRSCAVRVLDGAPDHRSTALSPAELEQGYFLPCVSRSDDCLTLDL
- a CDS encoding TetR/AcrR family transcriptional regulator, which gives rise to MSTASMRQPRNENGINTYRRIVEAALEVLATRGWRHASVAEVAERAGVTRGAVQHHFKDREGLFTAAVQHIMDERIRRIEALQDVDRAPGTGTREIVHTVVELHQGQAFTAALQLCMAAADDPVLRSRVAAMELEVGARGFWALIELLRLDGKEQKVRTTVQAFLDSARGLGLAGILNDDSRRRAQVTDRWVEMLDELPRFG
- a CDS encoding DUF4383 domain-containing protein, translating into MTTFGTDTRTMTPVQLASLAVGAVFLLVGVLGFIPGIVTDYDMLSWAGHHSGAELFGLFQVSVLHNIVHLLFGVAGLAAARTANTSRLFLLVGGVIYLVLWIYGMVIDKSDDANFVPLNTADDWLHFGLGVGMVLLGAVLPRVATGATRGPIGGSTLR
- a CDS encoding flavodoxin family protein; the encoded protein is MTEPTAVALVCTLKKSPAPSSSDLIARQVLDELATHGVEGTTLRVVDFDIAPGVEAEAGPGDQWPTIRTAILNADILLVSTPTWLGHMSSVTQRVLERLDAELSNTDDAGRPVLTDKVATVAVVGNEDGAHKICADLFQALDDLGFSIPAQGCTYWNDQAMGSTDYRDLDEPPEAVAAATATLARNAAHLARLLADQGYPGEKE
- a CDS encoding TIGR03857 family LLM class F420-dependent oxidoreductase — encoded protein: MEQLNELAYYCITRHPADARVLLPEARDAERIGLGSCMIGERMTVKDSAVLSGGLAGCTTQLGIAAAATNHHTRHPMVTATMGSTMQAITEGRYAMAFGRGMAANWKAIGLPAVTEAQLRDFVGILRRLWAGETIVNHEGPAGKWPVLYHQNGLDDAPPIGFVAVGPKTLELAGEIGDFVVLHTFFSDEATANSVAAVRRGAERAGKDPDSVRIWSCLATAGDALSEEDQLRRRTGRLITYLQAYADILITANGWDPQAWERIRGTQLFQAAAAAGPIDASASFETLQRLDAMMPEEWLTSAAYGTPEQCVKKIAGEFDLGCHSVIMHGASPHELESIVGAYRADRPVLRRAVAANPGKFA
- a CDS encoding phosphotransferase family protein, giving the protein MSPSPDDQGMRLQRSSRDTAALIPRLTAWLATQLPAGADPALTLGSGIDSNGMSAETLTLTLTWREDDRQRAAELIARVVPAPGDFPVYEHYNLPHQFEVMRIVAAASNIRVPRVRFLEPTGDVLGTPFLLMDRVDGLVPPDVMPYTFGNNWLFDATPEQQRRVQDSTIETLAALHAIPDAATTFAFLAPSHPGAGLLERNLNRARAWYEFSVRDTGTSPLVERILKWLTDNLPEPGETVLSWGDARLGNVMYRDFVPVAVLDWEMATLGPRELDVAWMLFGHRVFHGIAETFGLPGMPDFMREEDVLDAYAAYSGVRLGDLTWYTMFAALNYAVVFLRAGGRQIHFGEMERPGDIEVLLHHRSIVERMLADLGA